The following proteins come from a genomic window of Thiothrix winogradskyi:
- a CDS encoding hemerythrin domain-containing protein, translating to MVSFTELNQQNDTITELSNVLCHLIDERSVCDLKVTCDLFFSYVDQVKEHLDLEERELYQSMLLHSDQNIRNTANKFLSGSGEIKRVFGQYLKRWSKNKELRINDHDQFVKDTREMFQLVFNRIEDEVEHLYPTVRAVQAAMSK from the coding sequence ATGGTTTCATTTACCGAACTTAATCAGCAGAATGACACAATCACCGAGCTTTCCAACGTACTCTGCCATTTGATTGACGAGCGTTCCGTTTGCGACTTGAAAGTTACCTGTGACCTGTTTTTCTCTTACGTTGACCAGGTGAAAGAACATCTGGATCTGGAAGAGCGAGAACTGTACCAGTCCATGTTATTGCATAGTGATCAGAACATCCGCAATACAGCGAATAAATTCCTCTCTGGTTCGGGTGAAATCAAGCGGGTATTTGGGCAGTACCTCAAACGCTGGAGCAAGAATAAGGAATTGCGCATCAATGACCATGATCAGTTCGTGAAAGATACCCGTGAAATGTTCCAACTGGTATTCAACCGGATCGAAGACGAAGTGGAACATCTCTACCCCACTGTGCGGGCAGTACAAGCGGCCATGTCGAAGTAA
- the uvrA gene encoding excinuclease ABC subunit UvrA has translation MEKFIRIRGARTHNLKNIDLDLPRDKLIVITGLSGSGKSSLAFDTIFAEGQRRYVESLSAYARQFLSMMEKPDIDHIEGLSPAISIEQKTTSHNPRSTVGTITEIYDYLRLLYARAGVPRCPTHHVDLQVQTVSQMVDQVLSLPEGSKLMLLAPMVRERKGEHVQLFDSLRAQGYLRARVNGVVYELDVPPTLELRKKHTIEVVIDRFKVRDDMQLRLAESFETALKLANGLAIVAPMDGASTSLSQREGDRSLSEAEGNIEELVFSANYACPHCGWSLTELEPRLFSFNAPAGACQTCDGLGVEQFFDPQRVVANPSMSLAGGAVRGWDRRNAYYFQMLTSLADHFSFDVEQPWEELPASVHKLILHGSGLEEVEFTYVGQKGQIYTRSHTFEGVLNNLKRRYRETDSSAVREELAKYLASRACPDCGGTRLNEQARNVFIAGRNLPAITHLPIGESHAFFRSLNLPGTQGQIADKILREIALRLEFLVNVGLDYLTLSRSAETLSGGEAQRIRLASQIGAGLVGVMYVLDEPSIGLHQRDNARLLKTLFRLRDLGNTVIVVEHDEDAIRSADHVLDIGPGAGVHGGYIIAQGTPEEVFATPDSVTGQFMSGRRKITMPAQRTPFNPERTIKLIGATGNNLNDVSLEIPLGLLTCITGVSGSGKSTLINRTLYPFLARHLHDSSVEVAPVREVLGVEQIDKIIDIDQSPIGRTPRSNPATYTGVFTAIRDMFAATQEARSRGYLPGRFSFNVKGGRCEACSGDGLIKVEMHFLPDVYVTCEVCDGKRYNRETLDIRYKGKNISEVLAMTVEDACEFFAAVPSIHTKLQTLMDVGLSYITLGQNATTLSGGEAQRVKLAKELSKRGTGKTIYILDEPTTGLHFHDVDQLLQVLHRLRDGGNTVVVIEHNLDVIKTADWVVDLGPEGGSRGGHIIAVGTPEQVAETESSFTGEFLKRML, from the coding sequence ATGGAAAAATTCATCCGAATTCGTGGCGCACGCACTCACAACCTGAAAAACATCGACCTTGACCTGCCGCGTGACAAGCTGATCGTGATCACGGGCTTGTCGGGTTCGGGCAAGTCGTCGCTGGCGTTCGACACGATCTTTGCGGAAGGGCAGCGGCGTTACGTCGAGTCGCTGTCCGCCTACGCCCGCCAGTTCTTGTCGATGATGGAAAAGCCGGATATTGACCACATCGAAGGGCTTTCCCCGGCGATTTCCATCGAGCAGAAAACCACCTCGCACAACCCGCGTTCCACCGTCGGCACGATCACCGAAATTTACGACTACCTGCGCCTGCTGTATGCGCGGGCGGGTGTGCCACGTTGCCCGACGCATCACGTTGATTTGCAAGTGCAAACCGTCAGCCAGATGGTCGATCAGGTGTTGAGTTTGCCCGAAGGCAGCAAGCTGATGTTGCTTGCTCCCATGGTGCGCGAACGCAAGGGCGAGCATGTGCAACTGTTTGATTCGTTGCGGGCGCAAGGCTATTTGCGGGCGCGGGTGAATGGCGTGGTCTACGAACTGGACGTGCCGCCGACGCTGGAATTGCGCAAGAAACACACCATCGAAGTGGTGATTGACCGTTTCAAAGTGCGCGACGACATGCAATTGCGCCTCGCCGAATCGTTTGAAACCGCGCTAAAACTCGCCAACGGGCTGGCAATTGTTGCGCCGATGGATGGGGCTTCGACTTCGCTCAGCCAACGGGAGGGGGATCGTTCCCTGAGCGAAGCCGAAGGGAACATAGAAGAACTGGTGTTTTCCGCCAACTACGCCTGCCCGCATTGCGGCTGGTCGCTGACCGAACTCGAACCGCGCTTGTTCTCGTTCAACGCACCCGCTGGCGCGTGCCAGACCTGCGACGGTTTGGGCGTGGAACAATTTTTCGACCCGCAACGGGTGGTGGCAAATCCGTCGATGAGCCTTGCGGGTGGCGCGGTGCGCGGCTGGGATCGGCGCAACGCCTACTACTTCCAAATGCTCACCTCGCTTGCCGACCATTTCAGCTTTGACGTGGAACAGCCGTGGGAGGAATTGCCCGCGTCTGTCCACAAACTGATCTTGCACGGCAGTGGTTTGGAGGAGGTGGAATTCACCTACGTCGGGCAAAAAGGGCAAATTTACACCCGTTCGCACACCTTTGAAGGCGTACTCAACAACCTCAAACGCCGTTACCGCGAAACCGATTCGAGTGCGGTGCGCGAAGAATTGGCGAAATACCTCGCCAGCCGCGCTTGCCCCGATTGCGGCGGCACACGCTTGAACGAACAGGCGCGGAACGTGTTCATCGCGGGGCGCAATTTGCCTGCGATCACGCATTTGCCGATTGGCGAAAGCCATGCGTTTTTCCGCAGCCTGAATTTACCGGGGACGCAGGGGCAAATTGCCGACAAGATTTTGCGCGAAATTGCCTTGCGCCTGGAATTTTTGGTCAACGTCGGGCTGGATTATTTGACCCTGAGCCGCAGCGCGGAAACGCTCTCCGGCGGCGAAGCGCAACGCATCCGCCTCGCCTCGCAAATTGGCGCGGGGCTGGTCGGGGTGATGTACGTGCTGGATGAGCCGTCCATCGGTTTGCACCAGCGCGACAATGCCCGCTTGCTGAAAACGCTATTCCGCCTGCGCGACCTTGGCAATACCGTGATTGTGGTCGAGCATGACGAAGACGCGATCCGTTCCGCCGACCATGTGTTGGATATTGGCCCCGGTGCGGGCGTGCATGGCGGTTACATTATTGCGCAAGGCACACCGGAAGAAGTGTTTGCCACGCCGGATTCGGTGACGGGGCAATTCATGTCCGGGCGGCGCAAAATCACCATGCCCGCGCAACGCACCCCGTTCAACCCGGAACGCACCATCAAACTGATCGGCGCGACCGGCAATAACCTCAATGACGTGTCGCTGGAAATTCCGCTGGGGCTGCTGACCTGCATCACCGGCGTGTCGGGGTCGGGCAAATCGACGCTGATCAACCGCACACTGTACCCGTTTCTGGCGCGGCATTTGCACGACAGCAGCGTGGAAGTTGCCCCGGTGCGCGAAGTGCTGGGCGTGGAGCAAATCGACAAAATCATCGACATCGACCAAAGCCCGATTGGGCGCACCCCGCGTTCCAACCCCGCGACCTACACGGGTGTGTTTACCGCAATCCGCGATATGTTTGCGGCGACGCAAGAGGCACGGTCACGCGGTTATTTGCCCGGAAGATTTTCGTTCAACGTCAAGGGCGGACGCTGCGAAGCCTGCTCCGGCGACGGCTTGATCAAGGTCGAAATGCACTTTTTGCCGGACGTGTACGTGACCTGCGAAGTGTGCGACGGCAAGCGTTACAACCGCGAAACCCTCGACATCCGCTACAAGGGCAAGAACATCAGCGAAGTGCTGGCGATGACGGTGGAAGATGCCTGCGAATTTTTCGCCGCCGTGCCGTCGATCCACACCAAGCTGCAAACCCTGATGGACGTGGGGCTGTCGTACATCACGCTGGGGCAAAATGCCACCACACTGTCCGGCGGCGAAGCGCAGCGCGTCAAGCTGGCGAAAGAGCTGTCCAAACGCGGCACGGGCAAGACGATTTATATTCTGGATGAGCCGACCACGGGGCTGCATTTCCACGACGTTGACCAATTGCTGCAAGTGCTGCACCGCTTGCGCGATGGCGGCAATACCGTGGTGGTGATCGAGCATAATCTGGACGTGATCAAGACGGCGGACTGGGTGGTGGATTTGGGGCCGGAAGGCGGGAGTCGTGGGGGGCATATTATTGCGGTGGGTACGCCGGAGCAGGTGGCGGAAACTGAGAGCTCGTTTACGGGGGAGTTCCTGAAACGGATGTTGTGA
- a CDS encoding BrnT family toxin yields MPSIYFEYDPQMTEERWVTLGNTKAHKVHLVVHTFLTYYDDQVTIRIISARPATRHEQRQYEDLG; encoded by the coding sequence ATGCCTTCGATATATTTTGAATACGACCCCCAAATGACGGAAGAACGTTGGGTTACGTTGGGTAATACCAAAGCACACAAAGTTCATTTGGTGGTGCATACTTTTCTAACGTATTACGACGATCAGGTCACGATACGAATCATTTCTGCTAGACCTGCTACACGCCATGAACAACGACAGTATGAGGATTTAGGATGA
- a CDS encoding BrnA antitoxin family protein has protein sequence MKDEYDFSKGVRGQFFHPDTHLNIPVYLDQDVETWFVERAKAKGIDVQQLVNDLLRKDISLIQSAMG, from the coding sequence ATGAAAGACGAATACGATTTTTCTAAAGGAGTGCGGGGTCAATTTTTCCACCCTGATACCCATCTCAACATCCCCGTCTATTTAGATCAGGATGTAGAAACATGGTTTGTGGAACGCGCCAAAGCCAAAGGTATTGACGTACAACAATTGGTTAACGACTTGTTACGCAAAGATATTTCTTTGATTCAATCGGCAATGGGTTAA
- a CDS encoding helix-turn-helix domain-containing protein, which produces MKKDKSIHDLRYHSLVEALTSERKRLNISQAELANKVGMNQSDISKIEQLERRLDVLEFVRILEAFRISENKNFSEKITALLGMEI; this is translated from the coding sequence ATGAAGAAAGACAAGTCCATCCATGACCTACGGTATCACTCGCTGGTTGAAGCCCTCACCAGCGAGCGCAAGCGTTTGAATATTTCTCAAGCTGAACTTGCCAACAAAGTAGGCATGAATCAGTCAGATATATCCAAAATCGAGCAACTTGAACGACGGTTGGATGTCTTGGAATTTGTGCGTATTCTGGAAGCCTTCCGAATCAGTGAAAACAAAAATTTTTCTGAAAAAATAACCGCTTTACTAGGCATGGAAATTTAA
- a CDS encoding DNA cytosine methyltransferase, with translation MKAVSLFSGAGGMDVGFKRAGFEVMAANEIDTYACQTFRANHAGTTLYEGNITSNLQALGSFKNIDVVFGGPPCQGFSVAGKMDADDPRSQLIFSFADVVDLIKPRAFVMENVKALGSLEKFAEVRRKLMARFSNAGYAVTVTTLNAKDLGIPQSRERVFFIGFKQGVNPINAASFRKYQATPPTLREVLSPLGKAGTQTNNKVCKAKITLALKPVLRQSPYAGMLFNGQGRPLNPDGWASTLPASMGGNRTPIIDEAHLFDAAKPWVEDYHRHLMKGGKPHGTNDAPMSLRRLTVDEAALLQGFPMDYRFCGSQSKVFSQIGNAVPCRLAQVVAEVVYRVLERSGVHQEDGYLTGQNMELKFAC, from the coding sequence ATGAAAGCTGTTTCCTTGTTTTCGGGTGCAGGTGGCATGGATGTCGGTTTCAAACGGGCAGGTTTTGAGGTCATGGCCGCGAATGAAATAGATACTTATGCCTGCCAGACATTCAGGGCGAATCACGCTGGGACAACGCTTTACGAGGGAAATATTACTTCCAACTTACAGGCATTAGGCAGTTTTAAAAATATTGATGTTGTGTTCGGTGGTCCGCCTTGCCAAGGTTTCTCGGTGGCAGGAAAAATGGATGCCGACGATCCTAGAAGCCAATTAATCTTCAGTTTTGCTGATGTGGTTGACCTCATCAAGCCGCGTGCTTTTGTGATGGAAAACGTCAAGGCATTAGGCAGTTTGGAAAAGTTCGCCGAAGTCAGAAGGAAGCTAATGGCACGTTTCTCCAATGCGGGTTACGCGGTGACAGTGACTACCTTGAACGCAAAAGATTTGGGGATTCCGCAATCACGCGAACGTGTATTTTTCATTGGTTTTAAACAGGGCGTTAATCCAATTAATGCCGCTTCTTTCAGAAAATATCAGGCAACACCCCCGACGCTACGCGAAGTTTTATCCCCATTGGGAAAAGCAGGGACACAAACAAACAATAAGGTATGCAAAGCGAAAATCACCTTGGCATTAAAGCCTGTATTAAGGCAGTCACCTTATGCGGGTATGTTATTTAATGGTCAGGGTCGCCCGCTTAACCCCGATGGTTGGGCAAGTACCCTACCGGCTAGTATGGGAGGGAATAGGACTCCTATTATTGATGAAGCTCATTTATTCGACGCTGCTAAACCGTGGGTTGAGGACTATCACCGTCATCTGATGAAAGGAGGAAAGCCGCATGGAACGAATGATGCCCCGATGTCCCTACGGCGGTTAACCGTTGATGAAGCTGCGTTGTTGCAAGGTTTTCCAATGGATTACCGATTTTGTGGCTCGCAAAGTAAGGTTTTTTCGCAAATTGGTAACGCAGTGCCTTGTCGGTTGGCTCAAGTGGTGGCTGAGGTTGTATACCGCGTATTGGAACGTAGCGGTGTGCATCAGGAAGATGGATATTTAACGGGACAAAATATGGAGCTTAAATTTGCTTGCTGA